Proteins co-encoded in one Cupriavidus taiwanensis genomic window:
- a CDS encoding amidohydrolase family protein, whose product MIIDCHGHVSPPAELWVYKAHILSHRGEHGRRMPEVTDEEILHYANRKEMGPAGHIDLLDRAGTTVQLLSPRPFQMMHSTKPGKLVHWFTEETNNIIARTVKLLPKRFIGVGGLPQVAGDPIEVVLPELERCVKELGFLGVLLNPDPFENNGSEAPPLGDRYWYPLYEKLCELDIPAHIHATGSHSARSPYTVHFINEETIAVFGLVNSDVFKDFPSLKILVSHGGGSIPYQIGRFQSGAARAGRDFLAGMRNLYYDTVLYSEESLRLLIKTVGADRCLFGAECPGVGSQTNPATGRTFDDIKPFIQGFDWLSPEEKDQIFFGNAQKLFNLDLAAYR is encoded by the coding sequence ATGATCATTGACTGCCACGGCCACGTCAGCCCGCCCGCCGAACTCTGGGTCTACAAGGCTCACATCCTGTCGCACCGCGGCGAGCACGGGCGCAGGATGCCCGAGGTGACGGACGAGGAGATCCTGCACTACGCCAACCGCAAGGAGATGGGTCCGGCCGGGCACATCGACCTGCTCGACCGCGCGGGCACCACCGTCCAGCTGCTGTCGCCGCGTCCGTTCCAGATGATGCACAGCACGAAGCCGGGCAAGCTGGTGCACTGGTTCACCGAGGAGACCAACAACATCATCGCCCGCACGGTGAAGCTGCTGCCCAAGCGCTTCATCGGCGTGGGTGGCCTGCCGCAGGTGGCGGGCGATCCCATCGAAGTGGTGCTGCCGGAACTGGAACGCTGCGTGAAGGAACTGGGCTTCCTCGGCGTGCTGCTCAATCCGGACCCATTCGAGAACAACGGCTCCGAAGCGCCGCCGCTGGGCGACCGCTACTGGTATCCGCTCTACGAGAAGCTGTGCGAGCTCGACATTCCCGCCCACATCCACGCCACCGGCTCGCACTCCGCACGCTCGCCGTACACCGTCCACTTCATCAATGAAGAGACCATCGCGGTGTTCGGCCTGGTGAACTCCGACGTGTTCAAGGACTTCCCGTCGCTGAAGATCCTGGTGTCGCACGGCGGCGGCTCGATCCCCTACCAGATCGGCCGCTTCCAGTCCGGCGCCGCGCGCGCGGGCCGCGACTTCCTCGCCGGAATGCGCAATCTCTACTACGACACCGTGCTGTATTCGGAGGAATCGCTGCGCCTGCTGATCAAGACCGTCGGCGCGGACCGCTGCCTGTTCGGCGCGGAGTGCCCGGGCGTGGGCTCGCAGACCAATCCGGCCACCGGCCGCACCTTCGACGACATCAAGCCGTTCATCCAGGGCTTCGACTGGCTGTCGCCGGAAGAGAAGGACCAGATCTTCTTCGGCAACGCGCAGAAGCTGTTCAATCTCGACCTGGCGGCGTACCGCTAA
- a CDS encoding protocatechuate 3,4-dioxygenase (extradiol catechol dioxygenase that catalyzes the oxidative cleavage of substituted catechols; part of the bacterial aromatic compound degradation pathway) produces MAEIVLGMGTSHGPMLVTPPHTWGSRLPDDRRSLHHYQGRTWTFDELVRHRASENLAAQITPEVWEARHARCMQAIERMSQVLAEARPDVAVIVGNDQMEIFDDMLVPAFSVMWGETIVNNMISDEKLSRLPPGVAHAMPGYMPPEATYAGVPALGRHLIERAVADGFDITALKHLAATETPHAFGFVFRQLMKDQVIPTVPVLINTFYPPNQPTAGRCHAFGRSLARAIRSWESDARVAIIASGGLTHFVIDENVDQLILDSMRAHDFAPVEGLGEAIFQAGTSEVKNWIPVAGAMDELGFGMEVIDYVPCYRSEAGTGNAMGFACWRPDNHKETIR; encoded by the coding sequence ATGGCAGAAATCGTACTCGGCATGGGCACCTCGCATGGTCCCATGCTGGTCACGCCGCCGCACACATGGGGCTCGCGCCTGCCCGACGACCGCCGCAGCCTGCATCACTACCAGGGCCGGACGTGGACGTTCGACGAGCTGGTGCGGCATCGCGCGTCGGAAAACCTGGCCGCGCAGATCACGCCGGAGGTGTGGGAGGCCCGGCACGCCCGCTGCATGCAGGCCATCGAACGCATGTCGCAGGTGCTGGCCGAAGCCCGCCCCGATGTGGCAGTGATCGTCGGCAACGACCAGATGGAAATCTTCGACGACATGCTCGTGCCCGCGTTCAGCGTGATGTGGGGCGAGACCATCGTCAACAACATGATCAGCGACGAGAAGCTGTCGCGGCTGCCACCCGGCGTGGCCCACGCCATGCCCGGCTACATGCCGCCGGAAGCGACCTATGCCGGCGTGCCGGCGCTGGGCCGCCACCTGATCGAACGCGCCGTGGCCGACGGCTTCGACATCACGGCACTGAAACACCTTGCCGCGACAGAGACGCCGCACGCCTTCGGCTTCGTGTTCCGGCAATTGATGAAGGACCAGGTGATCCCCACCGTGCCGGTGCTGATCAACACGTTCTATCCGCCCAACCAGCCGACCGCCGGCCGTTGCCATGCGTTCGGACGTTCGCTGGCGCGTGCCATCCGGTCGTGGGAGAGCGATGCGCGCGTGGCCATCATCGCCTCGGGCGGCCTGACCCACTTCGTCATCGACGAGAACGTCGACCAGTTGATCCTCGACAGCATGCGCGCGCATGACTTCGCACCCGTGGAGGGACTGGGCGAGGCGATCTTCCAGGCCGGTACCTCCGAGGTCAAGAACTGGATTCCCGTGGCCGGTGCGATGGACGAACTTGGCTTCGGCATGGAAGTGATCGACTACGTGCCGTGCTACCGCAGCGAAGCCGGGACCGGCAATGCCATGGGGTTCGCCTGCTGGCGGCCCGACAACCACAAGGAAACCATCCGATGA
- a CDS encoding RraA family protein, translated as MSTPQEYVRRLRRLDCCAVSDTLDKLGLPGVVSGVHQEAGDGRIAGRVITVKLGTGAPPPGEPRHLGTTAIEAGGADDVIVVEQRTGVEAGSWGGMLSLGAKVKGIAGVVADGPVRDIDEARAMNFPVFASSLTARTARGRIVEKGTNVPIRVWDVDVDAGDYVLADRSAVIFIAAANIDRVLEAAEGIVAREARMAKAVLAGTPISQVMGGNYEFMLKD; from the coding sequence ATGAGCACTCCCCAGGAATACGTGCGCCGCCTGCGCCGGCTGGATTGCTGCGCTGTGTCCGACACGCTCGACAAGCTCGGCCTGCCGGGCGTTGTGAGCGGCGTGCATCAGGAAGCCGGTGACGGCCGCATTGCCGGTCGCGTGATTACCGTGAAGCTCGGCACGGGCGCGCCGCCACCGGGAGAGCCGCGTCACCTCGGCACCACCGCCATTGAGGCCGGCGGCGCGGACGACGTGATCGTCGTCGAGCAACGCACCGGCGTCGAGGCGGGAAGCTGGGGAGGCATGCTGTCGCTCGGCGCGAAGGTGAAGGGTATCGCGGGCGTGGTGGCCGATGGTCCCGTGCGCGACATCGACGAAGCGCGCGCGATGAACTTTCCCGTCTTCGCCTCTTCCCTCACCGCTCGTACCGCGCGCGGCCGCATCGTCGAGAAAGGCACCAACGTGCCGATCCGCGTGTGGGACGTGGACGTCGATGCCGGGGACTACGTTCTCGCTGACCGCAGCGCTGTCATCTTCATCGCCGCGGCGAACATCGACCGGGTGCTCGAGGCCGCGGAAGGCATCGTCGCCCGCGAAGCCCGCATGGCCAAGGCCGTTCTGGCCGGCACACCGATCAGCCAGGTCATGGGCGGCAACTACGAATTCATGCTGAAGGATTAA
- a CDS encoding RraA family protein, whose product MSEQIEDRNVARAGRLDTATLSDAMDRLGIVGQCRAIKPRDAGFRMAGRAFTILYGPAASPPGTVGDFIDDVPPGHVIVLDNGGRTDATVWGDIMTEIAHRRGIAGTVIDGINRDVHLCLSLGYPVFSRDNWMRTGKDRVQVEATNVPVNIGDVRVAPGDILRGDADGLVSIPRDHEERILAAAEDIEAAEDAIRKAVAGGMRLDEARAQYRYHQLQTRAEGAKA is encoded by the coding sequence ATGTCAGAACAGATCGAAGACCGCAACGTCGCTCGCGCCGGCAGGCTCGACACCGCCACGCTTAGCGACGCCATGGACCGCCTTGGCATCGTCGGCCAGTGCCGCGCCATCAAGCCGCGCGATGCCGGCTTCCGCATGGCCGGCCGCGCCTTCACCATCCTATACGGCCCCGCCGCCAGCCCGCCGGGCACCGTGGGCGACTTCATTGACGACGTGCCGCCCGGTCACGTGATCGTGCTGGACAACGGTGGCCGTACCGATGCCACGGTCTGGGGCGACATCATGACGGAGATCGCCCATCGCCGCGGCATCGCCGGCACCGTGATCGACGGCATCAACCGCGATGTGCATCTCTGCCTGTCGCTCGGCTACCCGGTGTTCTCGCGCGACAACTGGATGCGCACCGGCAAGGACCGCGTGCAGGTGGAAGCCACCAATGTGCCGGTGAATATCGGCGACGTGCGCGTGGCACCGGGCGACATCCTGCGTGGTGACGCAGACGGCCTGGTATCGATCCCGCGTGATCACGAGGAGCGCATCCTCGCCGCCGCCGAAGACATCGAAGCCGCCGAGGACGCCATTCGCAAGGCAGTCGCCGGCGGCATGCGTCTGGACGAGGCCCGCGCCCAGTACCGCTACCATCAACTGCAGACGCGCGCCGAAGGAGCGAAAGCATGA
- a CDS encoding 4-carboxy-4-hydroxy-2-oxoadipate aldolase/oxaloacetate decarboxylase: MTLSIDRIDPRDTTQLDFARTAAHIVDAARAIPTATLHEAGGKIGALPSAIKPVAPGFRLCGPAVTVHAPGGDNLWLHRAIYAAQPGDVLVVSVSDAFEHGYWGEVMSTASQVRGLAGLVIDGCVRDGVLLEEIGFPVFARGLCIRGTGKDFGARGWINAPTVFGDVTVHAGDLIVGDGDGVVCIPRDSAGKVVDAGLAREANEADQCRRLRAGETTLDIFGWN; the protein is encoded by the coding sequence ATGACATTGTCCATCGACCGCATCGATCCGCGCGACACCACGCAACTGGATTTCGCGCGTACCGCTGCGCACATCGTCGACGCCGCCCGCGCCATCCCCACGGCCACGCTGCACGAGGCAGGCGGCAAGATCGGCGCCCTTCCGTCCGCGATCAAGCCGGTCGCACCGGGATTCAGGCTGTGCGGCCCCGCCGTCACAGTGCATGCACCGGGCGGCGACAACCTGTGGCTGCACCGCGCCATCTATGCCGCGCAACCAGGCGACGTGCTGGTGGTGTCGGTCAGCGACGCCTTCGAGCACGGCTATTGGGGCGAAGTCATGTCCACCGCCAGCCAGGTGCGCGGCCTCGCCGGCCTGGTCATCGACGGCTGCGTGCGCGACGGCGTGCTGCTGGAAGAGATCGGCTTCCCGGTGTTCGCCCGCGGTCTTTGCATCCGCGGCACCGGCAAGGATTTCGGCGCGCGCGGCTGGATCAATGCGCCGACCGTGTTTGGCGACGTGACCGTCCATGCTGGCGACCTGATCGTCGGCGACGGCGACGGCGTGGTCTGCATTCCGCGCGACAGTGCGGGCAAGGTGGTGGACGCCGGCCTTGCGCGAGAAGCGAACGAGGCTGATCAGTGCCGCCGGCTCCGTGCGGGCGAGACCACGCTCGACATCTTTGGCTGGAACTGA
- a CDS encoding dienelactone hydrolase family protein yields the protein MNQRIDEEATICTSWIDIPAADGRAYQGYLALPPARTGPGIVLFQEIFGVNRHIRTVAEQYAQLGFVVLAPDVFWRQAPRESFGYVGDEAARARDMLIRADMAEIETDLEGTVRSLRERPEVTGGVGALGFCIGGRLAYLAAAAGLVEAATCYYGGGIQDQLQKAAAVRCPMLFHYGETDPMIPLAAVERVRAAFADRDTAKFFVYPGASHGFNCWERASYQPLAAMQAHGRTVLHFARHLATASTVA from the coding sequence ATGAACCAACGTATCGACGAAGAAGCGACCATCTGCACGAGCTGGATCGACATCCCGGCTGCCGATGGCCGCGCGTACCAGGGCTATCTCGCCCTGCCGCCGGCGAGAACGGGCCCCGGCATTGTCCTCTTCCAGGAAATCTTCGGCGTGAACCGCCATATCCGGACCGTGGCCGAGCAGTACGCGCAACTGGGCTTTGTCGTGCTCGCGCCCGACGTGTTCTGGCGGCAGGCGCCGCGCGAATCGTTCGGCTATGTGGGCGATGAAGCCGCGCGCGCGCGCGACATGCTCATCCGCGCCGACATGGCAGAGATCGAGACCGACCTGGAAGGCACCGTGCGTTCACTGCGCGAGCGTCCCGAGGTCACGGGCGGCGTGGGCGCGCTCGGCTTCTGCATCGGTGGCAGGCTGGCCTACCTGGCTGCCGCTGCGGGACTGGTGGAGGCCGCCACGTGCTACTACGGCGGCGGGATCCAGGACCAGTTGCAGAAGGCGGCCGCCGTGCGTTGCCCGATGCTGTTCCACTACGGCGAGACAGATCCCATGATCCCGCTCGCCGCGGTCGAGCGCGTCAGGGCAGCCTTCGCCGACCGGGACACGGCGAAGTTCTTCGTCTATCCCGGCGCGAGCCACGGCTTCAACTGCTGGGAGCGTGCCAGCTATCAGCCGCTCGCCGCGATGCAGGCGCATGGTCGCACTGTGCTGCACTTTGCCCGCCATCTCGCTACCGCTAGCACGGTCGCATAG
- a CDS encoding flavin reductase family protein codes for MSIDANQFKAAMRCLAGHVCLITTLSADGSRAGLTATAVCSVSADPPTLLACVNRNSASFHAIQASGIFAVNVLALESRRLADRFASPMPAEEKFADGVWGRASTGAPVLRDALVSFDCRVASAVDVGTHGILFGAIDTAMPRADRARPLLYAHGSYGEFSSTDAAAARELLWIPTWDPEPAG; via the coding sequence ATGAGCATCGACGCCAACCAGTTCAAGGCAGCGATGCGCTGCCTCGCCGGACACGTCTGCCTGATCACCACGCTGTCGGCGGACGGGTCGCGGGCGGGGCTGACGGCCACGGCCGTCTGCTCGGTCTCGGCCGATCCGCCCACGCTGCTCGCCTGCGTCAACCGCAACAGCGCGTCGTTCCACGCCATCCAGGCGTCGGGCATCTTCGCGGTGAACGTGCTGGCGCTGGAAAGCCGTCGGCTGGCCGACCGCTTCGCCAGTCCCATGCCGGCGGAGGAGAAGTTTGCCGACGGCGTATGGGGACGCGCCAGCACCGGCGCGCCGGTACTCCGTGACGCGCTGGTCAGCTTCGATTGCCGAGTGGCCAGTGCCGTGGATGTCGGCACGCACGGCATCCTCTTCGGTGCCATCGACACCGCAATGCCGCGCGCCGACCGCGCGCGGCCGCTGCTGTATGCGCACGGCAGCTATGGCGAGTTTTCGTCGACCGACGCTGCCGCGGCGCGGGAACTGCTCTGGATTCCGACATGGGACCCGGAACCGGCCGGCTGA
- a CDS encoding porin encodes MTAATTVTHAQGSVTIGGLLDESAAVYRDNGGHSNVRMQDSAIYPSKFYVRGTEDLGGGLQASFSLDSMISLSTGALDPQSRGALFENSAWVGMRKVGIGGFRLGQQNDFAFDYFLIGAIDPATGIAGGMLNFRTGSFGADLLGLEGPAQIGAGLAAGAPYAPYTNATGAPVGMSAINWDRVGGKRMSNAIKVTTDEIGGFSAGLMYSFGEVAGDFRNGSGKSAAIGYHHGETRAAVVYTEQNYGAVNGGQSGIANFIAGARTKVSRFDFSGMYSQARNTFSGARIYALAGGIGYELRPDLILGGAYTYENGNAQLKNVIIHQGALQLTYTFSRRTAVYLVGVYQRTNGAYAAEIGNILASGKIQSVAAVGMMHRF; translated from the coding sequence ATGACAGCCGCGACCACAGTGACGCACGCGCAGGGCAGCGTCACCATCGGCGGCCTGCTGGACGAGAGTGCCGCCGTCTATCGCGACAACGGCGGCCATTCGAACGTACGCATGCAGGATTCCGCCATCTACCCATCCAAGTTCTACGTGCGCGGCACCGAGGACCTCGGCGGCGGCCTGCAGGCATCGTTCAGCCTGGACTCGATGATTTCCCTCAGCACCGGGGCGCTCGATCCGCAGTCGCGCGGCGCATTGTTCGAGAACTCGGCCTGGGTCGGCATGCGCAAGGTCGGGATCGGCGGTTTCCGCCTCGGGCAGCAGAACGACTTCGCGTTCGACTACTTCCTGATCGGCGCCATCGACCCCGCCACCGGCATCGCGGGCGGCATGCTGAACTTCCGCACCGGCAGCTTCGGCGCGGACCTGCTCGGTCTCGAGGGCCCCGCCCAGATCGGCGCCGGCCTTGCCGCCGGTGCGCCATACGCGCCGTACACCAATGCCACTGGCGCGCCGGTGGGCATGTCGGCCATCAACTGGGACCGCGTGGGCGGCAAGCGGATGTCGAACGCCATCAAAGTGACGACCGACGAGATCGGTGGCTTTTCGGCCGGGCTGATGTACAGCTTCGGCGAAGTCGCGGGAGACTTCCGGAACGGGTCAGGCAAGAGCGCGGCGATCGGGTATCACCATGGAGAAACGCGCGCCGCCGTGGTCTATACCGAGCAGAACTACGGCGCGGTCAATGGCGGGCAGAGCGGCATCGCCAACTTTATCGCCGGCGCCCGCACCAAGGTGTCGCGCTTCGATTTCTCGGGCATGTACAGCCAGGCGCGCAACACATTCAGCGGAGCAAGGATCTACGCGCTGGCTGGCGGCATCGGCTATGAACTGAGGCCGGACCTGATTCTCGGCGGCGCCTATACCTACGAGAACGGCAACGCGCAACTGAAGAACGTGATCATCCACCAGGGCGCGCTCCAGTTGACCTACACCTTTTCCAGGCGGACCGCGGTCTATCTGGTGGGGGTCTACCAGCGCACCAACGGCGCCTATGCCGCGGAGATCGGCAACATCCTTGCCAGCGGGAAGATCCAGTCCGTGGCGGCAGTCGGCATGATGCACCGCTTCTGA
- a CDS encoding GntR family transcriptional regulator — MSTAELQGIDIPAQIAQEIRKLINRGQLPPGLQLRQSDLADRFGISRVPVREALKLLAAESIIEHDPNRGFFVAPLSTDEARQLYLMRQLLEAELLSTIEWPTPAQLKQFKTMLTELDELLSAGNRSEWIEHHRAFHDAVFELSPNKVLKREALRLMRLTDRYRALAADITLRDQHLNANIEQKLVKALSTKNREMLLDAYAEGRKMVAEGLMQILAARGV, encoded by the coding sequence GTGTCCACCGCAGAACTACAAGGCATCGACATTCCCGCCCAGATCGCCCAGGAAATCCGCAAGCTCATCAACCGCGGACAGTTGCCGCCCGGGCTGCAGCTACGGCAATCCGACCTGGCCGACCGCTTCGGCATCAGCCGTGTCCCCGTACGCGAGGCGCTGAAGCTGCTGGCGGCCGAAAGCATCATCGAGCACGATCCGAACCGGGGCTTTTTCGTCGCGCCGTTGTCGACTGACGAGGCACGCCAGCTTTACCTGATGCGCCAACTGCTGGAAGCGGAACTGCTGTCCACCATCGAGTGGCCCACGCCCGCGCAACTCAAGCAGTTCAAGACGATGCTGACCGAACTCGACGAACTGCTGTCGGCCGGTAACCGCTCGGAATGGATCGAGCACCATCGCGCGTTTCACGACGCGGTGTTCGAGTTGTCGCCGAACAAGGTGCTCAAGCGCGAGGCGCTGCGGCTGATGCGGCTGACCGACCGCTACCGCGCGCTGGCCGCCGATATCACGCTGCGCGACCAGCACCTGAACGCCAACATCGAGCAGAAGCTGGTGAAGGCGTTGAGTACCAAGAACCGGGAAATGTTGCTGGATGCCTATGCCGAAGGCCGCAAGATGGTGGCCGAGGGGCTGATGCAGATCCTTGCGGCGCGCGGCGTATGA
- a CDS encoding ArsR/SmtB family transcription factor produces MDYTPGISHLASLLADPGRAAMLWALMDGSARPAGELALIAGLSASSTSGHLARLSEGGLLVAETRGRNRYYRLAAPEIGVAIEALASASLASQPPRLRAVPVSRTAPPALRQARTCYDHLAGELAVGLFERMTQSRWLMLDGPRVELGGDGAQALARLGVDVDAARRKRRQFACTCPDWSERKPHLGGALGAALLGSLLARGWVEPTRTSRALRVTPAGQREIIRIAA; encoded by the coding sequence ATGGATTACACCCCCGGCATCAGCCACCTCGCCAGCCTGCTCGCCGATCCCGGCCGCGCCGCCATGCTGTGGGCGCTGATGGACGGCAGCGCCCGCCCCGCCGGCGAGCTGGCGTTGATCGCCGGCCTGTCGGCGTCATCCACCAGCGGGCATCTGGCGCGCTTGTCCGAAGGCGGCCTGCTGGTGGCGGAAACGCGCGGGCGCAACCGCTATTACCGGCTGGCGGCGCCGGAGATCGGCGTGGCGATCGAGGCGCTGGCGTCGGCCTCGCTGGCGAGCCAGCCGCCGCGGCTGCGTGCGGTGCCGGTTTCGCGCACGGCGCCGCCGGCGCTGCGGCAGGCGCGCACCTGCTATGACCATCTGGCGGGCGAGCTGGCCGTGGGCCTGTTCGAGCGCATGACGCAGTCACGGTGGCTGATGCTGGACGGGCCACGCGTCGAGCTCGGCGGCGACGGCGCGCAGGCGCTGGCGCGGCTCGGCGTGGATGTGGATGCGGCGCGCCGCAAGCGGCGGCAGTTTGCCTGCACCTGCCCGGACTGGAGCGAGCGCAAGCCGCATCTGGGCGGCGCGCTGGGAGCGGCGCTGCTGGGCAGCCTGCTGGCGCGCGGCTGGGTCGAGCCGACGCGGACCTCGCGCGCGCTGCGCGTGACACCGGCGGGCCAACGCGAGATCATCCGCATCGCGGCCTAG
- a CDS encoding DUF6630 family protein — protein sequence MATPLDDDTQDAIARFFALINLGDSAQTSAQLAIFEDALLDAEDDDTDGPELLWVIREVIDWQSGFLVDWKDAQSFIGCLNQLCERMDLELDWGTDDPEDEAFLESTSVPELMELAHNQLRVAGYTLWNWDTGGDAYAGWITRSEDDEEMLDLAEVLRFEVRPADQPF from the coding sequence ATGGCCACACCGCTGGACGACGACACGCAGGACGCGATCGCGCGTTTCTTCGCCCTGATCAACCTTGGCGACAGCGCCCAGACTTCGGCGCAGCTGGCGATATTCGAGGATGCCCTGCTCGATGCCGAGGACGACGACACCGACGGGCCGGAACTGCTGTGGGTGATCCGCGAGGTCATCGACTGGCAGTCCGGGTTCTTGGTCGACTGGAAGGATGCGCAATCCTTTATCGGCTGCCTCAACCAGCTGTGCGAGCGCATGGACCTGGAGCTCGACTGGGGCACCGACGATCCCGAGGACGAGGCCTTCCTGGAGAGCACCAGCGTGCCGGAACTGATGGAGCTGGCGCACAACCAGCTGCGCGTGGCCGGCTATACGCTATGGAACTGGGATACCGGCGGCGACGCCTACGCCGGCTGGATCACGCGCAGCGAGGATGACGAAGAGATGCTGGACCTGGCCGAGGTCCTGCGCTTCGAGGTGCGGCCGGCGGACCAGCCTTTCTGA
- a CDS encoding Zn-dependent alcohol dehydrogenase: MKAAVLHQPRTPLVIEDVAIGKPGPREVLVRTAAVGVCHSDLHFVDGAYPHPVPTIPGHEAAGVVEQVGAEVRTVKPGDHVITCLSAYCGHCEHCLTGHLSLCTEPDTRRREDEAPRLQAAHGNAMHQFLNLSAFAEQMLIHEHALVAIRRDMPLDRAALIGCAVTTGMGAVIHTARVQPGETVAVIGCGGIGLATVNSAAIAGAGRIVAIDRVPGKLELARKFGATDVIDASEGNVLDAVRTLTGGGVHHAFEAIGLKETTEQAFAMLRRGGTATVIGMIAPGVKIELKGSDFLGEKRIQGSLMGSNRFPVDMPRMVDFYMAGRLQLDQLIAQRLPLERINEAFDELRRGELARSVILFD, translated from the coding sequence ATGAAAGCTGCAGTGCTGCATCAACCCAGGACGCCGCTGGTGATCGAAGACGTGGCCATCGGCAAGCCCGGACCGCGCGAAGTGCTGGTGCGCACCGCCGCCGTCGGCGTGTGCCACTCCGACCTGCACTTCGTCGACGGTGCCTACCCGCATCCCGTGCCCACCATTCCGGGCCACGAGGCCGCGGGCGTGGTCGAGCAGGTCGGCGCCGAAGTCCGCACGGTCAAGCCCGGCGACCACGTGATCACCTGCCTGTCGGCCTACTGCGGCCATTGCGAGCATTGCCTGACCGGCCACCTGTCGCTGTGCACCGAGCCCGATACCCGCCGCCGCGAGGATGAAGCGCCGCGCTTGCAGGCCGCCCATGGCAACGCCATGCACCAGTTCCTGAACCTGTCGGCCTTCGCCGAGCAGATGCTGATCCATGAGCACGCACTGGTGGCGATCCGGCGCGACATGCCGCTGGACCGCGCCGCGCTGATCGGCTGCGCGGTCACCACCGGCATGGGCGCCGTGATCCATACCGCGCGGGTGCAGCCGGGCGAGACCGTCGCCGTGATCGGCTGCGGCGGCATCGGCCTGGCCACGGTCAACAGCGCCGCCATCGCCGGCGCCGGCCGCATCGTCGCCATCGACCGCGTGCCGGGCAAGCTCGAGCTCGCCCGCAAGTTCGGCGCGACCGACGTGATCGATGCCAGCGAGGGCAACGTGCTGGACGCGGTGCGCACCCTCACCGGCGGCGGCGTGCACCATGCCTTCGAGGCCATCGGCCTGAAGGAGACCACCGAGCAGGCCTTTGCCATGCTGCGCCGCGGCGGCACCGCCACGGTCATCGGCATGATCGCGCCGGGCGTCAAGATCGAGTTGAAGGGCAGCGATTTCCTGGGCGAGAAGCGCATCCAGGGCTCGCTGATGGGCTCCAACCGCTTCCCGGTGGACATGCCGCGCATGGTGGATTTTTATATGGCCGGTCGCCTGCAGCTGGACCAGCTGATCGCGCAGCGGCTGCCGCTGGAGCGCATCAACGAAGCCTTCGACGAACTGCGCCGCGGCGAGCTGGCGCGCTCGGTGATCCTGTTCGACTGA